Genomic DNA from Candidozyma auris chromosome 1, complete sequence:
gaaCTCGTTCATCCCTtctgaaatcatcatcgaGGTGCTCATTGgcgtcgtcatcatcaacctTGGAGCATTGAGAGCAATTCAAAACAGGTACCGATTCGGCATAACCCACGATGACGTTGTGTGGCCGCCACTGACGTTTCTTTTGCCGATCAACTTGAGCGAGGCCAACGCAGTGATCAATCTGTTGGGTGTGTGTGAGCATGAAGAGTTGGACACGAGACGGGATTTCATTGATGTCAAgcaaaaaaggaaagagtATGCTGAGTGGGTGGCCAAGCAGGAAGCTTAGAATATACAGAAGCATGAGTTACAAAACATGAGGATCAATAAATTATCTATGAATATGTACGAAGTAAAAAAGGTGATAAAGTGTGAATGAGGGGGTGAAAGTCAATGTGGACTAGGACAAGGGTTGaaaaatcaagcaaaacCATAAAACTCCAATTCATTCCTTTCTGTACTGTGGCATACCACTCAATCGTGAAAGATTACTGgaccttcttctcagctttcttcttcattctctgcTCTCTTGAAGCCTTGCCCTTTGGACCGGCCTCAGtgtccaagaagaagtccCACCATCTGAAACTAGAGGCGTATGAACCAATGAAAAAGTGGTGGTGCTCGTCGTGGTGGTCAGCTCCGGCCCAGAAAGGCAAGAAGTGGTGCAAGGACCATGGGAACTCGTAACCGGAATGAGCGTCCACAGCCTGGAACAACCTCAAGCAGATCCACACAGAGATGGTGAACAAATGCAAGTCCCTGGTGAAGTAGCACCACACAATGGGGATGCCGACGGTGCCCATGCCTAGAAGGGCCACTTCTACAGGGTGGGCGTACTCAGCAGCCAAACCAAAGGGAGCAGCATAACGGTGGTGTTGCTTGTGAATATACTTGTAGAAAACACCGTGATGCAAGCCTCTGTGGAACCAGTAGTGCCAGGCGTCCTCAGCGACGAAGAACAAGGCCAAGTGAAAAGCGATCTTCCACCAAGGAGGGAAAGGAGCCGAGAAAGAGATACCAATCTTCTCACACAAAGGGTGGAAAAACCAGATGGGAAAGGCCTCGACCAAGAAGTGAGAAATCAACACCGACTTGAGGCACTCCCACTGCTCCTTGTTGCTGGGGACCTTAGTTTCCTGGAtcttgtacttgttgaagtaagGAATGCGGTCGATGATGGCCCAGGGCAAACAGCGACCAAAATACATGATTTCGtgcatcaagaagaaaaagagaccCGTGGCGAACAAGTCGTTGTTCATCCAGTAGTAGTAGGAGGCCCAGAGCTTCTCGACATAGTTCAAGTCAGACaccttggagaagttgtgcAAGGCATCTGAAAAAGTGGTGACGTTACCAAAGCCTTCGTAGTTGTGATAGACAGCGCTGAGGGTTAGTAATTTAGCTGATTTAtggcaattttgaaaaattcagtGTATTTCACATACCTAACCATGGTTTGTGGTGGAAAAGGAAGGACACTGGCGCTGCTATATAGGgaacgaaaaagaaaagaaacgtTTCGCAGCTGCTGCGAAGGACGTGCCTCGTATAAGCGTCAGAATGCTAAACGAGGCGATACGAGCGCGTCAGGAAAGCCACCAAGACAAGCCAGAGACTGGGATGAagtgaatttttcaaatgaaTTGTGATTACATGGAATTTACGAAGGAGGCTAAATTTAGGATATAAAATGATAATTCGGTAGCATATACAATTAATCATGATGAAGTGCGGTCCCTAACTAACGTCTGTGGAGGGTCCACTCAGACAGTATTTGCAAACATAACGAACACAACAATTAAAGGGTTGTAAACGATAACTACAGAATCTTTAAGCCTCCAACAGGACATGCAATTAGTAATATCTTCGAACGTTTTATCGATGTCTGTTCTTGGACTCATCATTTCAAGTAAgcagaaatggctgcgaaatccTGATTAGGAATTAATGTCGTCGCTTGGTCAGCTTTCATGGcccaccaaaaaaagaaccGATTCTCTTTTAATTGATCTGAAATTTTTAGTTCGTACACTTTTAGCTCGTTTTAATTCAGCCATGCTGTCAAATAGTTGTTACCTTGTTATTGGAACCACTTGTGTCGACCCTTGCTGAAGCAGTCGCGACATTGTCGTTCCCTGTGGACCACATCTGCATTGAGATAACGCTGAATTATTTATGGGAAACTACGCTGTAGCCAAaacatggagaagattTGAAGATAACCCCTATCAAGAATTACAAAATCTCGTTTCCTTCAAGAGCCGTTTAAACTAACCCTAAGCAACCCGGTTTCAGATCTTATCCCTGTGGTTTTTATGCACACTGGTGTTGAAATCATACGATTTACAAGTTTCAACGGTCTGTGACTGCATCCAAGCCCTTGCTTCTCTCTCTCGCTGACATCTCTGTACGACTtcctttggctgcgaaaaatggATTCCAAAGAGGTGTTTTCAAGTCAGCACACAGGCTTGGAGGCAAGTGAATTGAAAGCAAGAACatgaggagaagttgactCAAGTTGATTGGCCTCTCTCAAAATCCGTTCGTTGTATACGTGgatttgctcaattccGATCTTCGGATTTGAGATCAGTGTACGATTTGAGAGAAGTGGAGACGAAGACAACGCTAAGCATATGATCCTCCAATTCACGTTTCCAGCTTGAAGTCATCAATCGTAGGTCCTCTTAATCTATACGAGATCTCCTATACGGAAAAGTTTTCATTGGCTGAaatgacgacgaggagcCTGTAGAGGAGAAACGGATGAACTGCCATGCCATAAAACGATCGTTGATGATAATTTATGGAGATCTTGGTACCAGGAGCTTTTTTCTAATCAATGGCATGTGAGGGTGTTGCCATGCTGAAATAAGTATTCATTCGTCAGCGAGCCATGGAAGCTTCATATTCTTTCCATTGAAGTACTCAGTTAGTCTGAGAAGAGTTTATTTCGGCCTTTGGCGAATCAAGTGATATGTACGGAGTTTTCTTTAAGTATTCGATGTAACAAGGTAACTCAAGGTTCAtaccatcatcatcagctCTCATTGTAAAGCAGGTAGTTTCCGACGCTGCATTAAACTTCGAGGTCTGCGGCTACGAAAGGAAACTCATGGAATCCACAGATCAAAAGATTCGTTTTCTCACGATGCTTTTAACGATTTCAAGTATCACACACAGCACAGTCTGTTCGTAACAAAGTAAACAATTGAGTTGTTTGGTAGATTAAGTTTTGGATATccttgagtttttggatATGTGTACCTTCATTGGTCATAACCCTTTTTAAGGTCAACGAGACGATAATATGTAGGTAGGTTCTGTGCCATTCAGAAGCGAGTGTGGAATTGTCTCGCGTGTAATGATGATAGAGGTGAGAAACCTTGCAAAGTGATTGTTCTTTATGATCCTCAAATTTACGGCATTCCTTGCAGACTCAAGGTGAGCAAGCTTTTATAAGACAATTTCAGATTCCCAATAAATCGATCTGGCAGTTAAATGACCCTCGAATATTCATG
This window encodes:
- the ERG25 gene encoding methylsterol monooxygenase — protein: MVSAVYHNYEGFGNVTTFSDALHNFSKVSDLNYVEKLWASYYYWMNNDLFATGLFFFLMHEIMYFGRCLPWAIIDRIPYFNKYKIQETKVPSNKEQWECLKSVLISHFLVEAFPIWFFHPLCEKIGISFSAPFPPWWKIAFHLALFFVAEDAWHYWFHRGLHHGVFYKYIHKQHHRYAAPFGLAAEYAHPVEVALLGMGTVGIPIVWCYFTRDLHLFTISVWICLRLFQAVDAHSGYEFPWSLHHFLPFWAGADHHDEHHHFFIGSYASSFRWWDFFLDTEAGPKGKASREQRMKKKAEKKVQ